A part of Amycolatopsis lurida genomic DNA contains:
- the coaA gene encoding type I pantothenate kinase, which produces MPRVRELSPYVELHREQWRELRRSTPLPLTAAELLRLRGLGEQVDLAEVAEVYLPLSRLINLQVAARQRLYEATTTFLGEDSRGTKVPYIIGIAGSVAVGKSTTARILRTLLARWPDHPRVDLVTTDGFLYPRAELVRRGIMHRKGFPESYDRRALLRFVTDVKSGAERVSAPVYSHLAYDILPDEEQVVQRPDILILEGLNVLQPGPRLTVSDLFDFSIYVDAPTTDIERWYIERFLKLRHTAFADPASHFHHFAGLPDDEARAEARHLWRTINEPNLMENIKPTRPRATLVLRKDADHTINRVRLRKL; this is translated from the coding sequence CGCCGCGGAACTGCTGCGGCTGCGCGGTCTCGGCGAACAGGTAGACCTTGCCGAGGTCGCCGAGGTCTACCTGCCGCTCTCCCGGCTGATCAATCTCCAGGTCGCCGCCCGGCAACGGCTGTACGAAGCGACCACCACCTTTCTCGGCGAAGACAGCCGGGGCACCAAGGTGCCGTACATCATCGGGATCGCGGGCAGCGTCGCCGTCGGCAAGTCGACCACTGCGCGCATCCTGCGCACCCTGCTCGCCCGCTGGCCGGATCACCCCAGGGTCGACCTGGTCACCACCGACGGTTTCCTCTACCCGCGTGCGGAACTGGTGCGGCGCGGGATCATGCACCGCAAGGGTTTCCCGGAAAGCTACGACCGGCGGGCGCTGCTGCGGTTCGTCACCGACGTGAAGTCCGGGGCGGAACGGGTCAGCGCTCCGGTGTACTCGCACCTCGCCTACGACATCCTTCCCGACGAAGAGCAGGTCGTTCAGCGGCCCGACATCCTGATCCTCGAAGGATTGAACGTCCTGCAGCCCGGCCCCCGGCTCACCGTCTCCGATCTGTTCGACTTCTCGATCTACGTGGACGCGCCGACGACCGACATCGAACGCTGGTACATCGAGCGCTTCCTCAAGCTGCGGCACACCGCTTTCGCGGACCCCGCTTCGCACTTCCACCACTTCGCCGGCCTCCCGGACGACGAGGCCCGCGCCGAGGCACGCCACCTGTGGCGCACGATCAACGAGCCGAACCTGATGGAGAACATCAAGCCGACGCGGCCCCGGGCGACGCTCGTCCTCCGCAAGGACGCCGACCACACGATCAACCGGGTCCGGCTGCGCAAGCTCTGA
- a CDS encoding type II toxin-antitoxin system VapC family toxin: protein MSFLLDTNIVSEARRRTQNPGFARWWGGVSSSRLYLSALTVGEIERGITKLRHRGERDRARAEALTEWLAGLTTQFSERILPVTAEIAAEWGRQYAPRKVPSIDGLIAATARVHELTLVTRNLADMAGLGARLHNPFD from the coding sequence GTGAGCTTTCTGCTGGACACGAACATCGTGTCCGAGGCTCGGCGCCGCACGCAGAACCCGGGTTTCGCCCGGTGGTGGGGCGGAGTGTCGTCGAGCAGGCTCTATTTGAGCGCGCTGACGGTGGGGGAGATCGAGAGGGGGATAACGAAACTCAGGCATCGAGGGGAGCGGGACAGGGCGCGTGCGGAAGCGCTGACCGAGTGGCTGGCCGGGCTCACCACGCAGTTCTCGGAACGGATTCTTCCGGTGACCGCCGAAATCGCGGCCGAATGGGGCAGGCAGTACGCGCCGCGGAAAGTGCCGTCCATCGACGGGCTGATCGCCGCGACCGCCCGGGTCCACGAGCTGACCCTGGTCACCCGGAACCTCGCCGACATGGCCGGGCTCGGTGCGCGGCTGCACAATCCGTTCGACTGA
- a CDS encoding type II toxin-antitoxin system Phd/YefM family antitoxin: MEAATWQVQDAKQRLSELLRRAASDGPQFVTKHGEEVAVVLDIVDYRRLTGSGEALDFKLVLSGEQHHPEYGEALADVLEEIAAERAEDLPRDAVEVSG; encoded by the coding sequence ATGGAAGCAGCAACCTGGCAAGTGCAGGACGCCAAGCAGCGGCTGAGTGAGCTGCTGCGCCGTGCCGCGTCCGATGGGCCGCAGTTCGTCACGAAACACGGGGAGGAGGTGGCGGTGGTGCTGGACATCGTGGATTACCGCAGGTTGACCGGAAGCGGTGAAGCCCTCGATTTCAAGCTCGTGCTCTCCGGGGAACAGCACCATCCCGAGTACGGGGAGGCGCTGGCCGACGTGCTGGAGGAAATCGCCGCCGAACGCGCGGAAGACCTGCCGAGAGATGCCGTGGAGGTGAGCGGGTGA
- a CDS encoding DUF1841 family protein — MSPVSRARKKAAQPSTPSVTGLFKDVLRDFSTLGAEPEVLDVELLTSEVLGQWWEIELEEDETPLGLELIAFAERKITPAAAALLAGLKVFAETEEEREAAASALSTVLGRGIPEPEWAAELAAVTVGECWRTGDVFGDESSLLCVFSRGGAEHGLLALVDFTEGGRIRDVVVVDKPQDVLAEMRQQAADDPELVTLERVLPERAHQLLADGLAATDVVEEPDVSEDYARFHALALAWIRALPAPEPSPEITEWPEQVREEVVADFVGSGLVEDTEATRFYARLLVDHGCETEPGSPLRVGPEKLARFLESLLDGEFEIDEAYEDALEPALLGWVSWAADRAGLPEAARVALLESATEFLEEFAQDEDSALDVYFDGSEGIEDPAELAEALARRMFAVPTVYAEIGDEELELEPADPEQRRLLVIGEHPEYHEALAEETFDGEPRMRLALKTTIVDQLWADEPAEVWQAVRRLSETGQERDEIFDRLIDALSAQLTEAGEHEMDYDIDDYRKALGELA; from the coding sequence ATGAGTCCGGTGAGCCGTGCCCGCAAGAAGGCAGCCCAGCCCTCCACCCCGAGTGTGACGGGCCTCTTCAAGGACGTCCTCCGGGACTTCTCGACCCTGGGTGCCGAACCCGAGGTGCTCGACGTCGAGCTGCTGACCTCCGAAGTGCTCGGCCAGTGGTGGGAGATCGAGCTCGAAGAGGACGAAACGCCGCTGGGCCTGGAGCTCATCGCGTTCGCCGAGCGGAAGATCACCCCGGCCGCGGCCGCGCTGCTCGCCGGGCTGAAGGTCTTCGCCGAGACCGAGGAGGAGCGCGAGGCGGCCGCGTCGGCGCTGAGCACCGTGCTGGGCCGCGGGATCCCGGAACCGGAATGGGCGGCGGAGCTGGCCGCGGTGACCGTCGGGGAATGCTGGCGGACCGGTGACGTCTTCGGCGACGAGTCCTCCCTCCTGTGCGTCTTCTCCCGCGGCGGCGCCGAGCACGGCTTGCTCGCGCTGGTCGACTTCACCGAGGGTGGCCGGATCCGCGACGTCGTCGTGGTCGACAAGCCGCAGGACGTGCTGGCCGAGATGCGGCAGCAGGCCGCCGACGACCCGGAACTCGTCACGCTGGAGCGGGTGCTGCCCGAGCGCGCCCACCAGCTGCTCGCGGACGGGCTGGCCGCGACGGACGTCGTCGAGGAGCCCGACGTCAGCGAGGACTACGCCCGGTTCCACGCGCTCGCGCTGGCCTGGATCCGGGCGCTTCCCGCTCCCGAGCCGTCGCCCGAGATCACCGAGTGGCCCGAGCAGGTCCGCGAAGAGGTCGTCGCCGATTTCGTCGGTTCCGGGCTCGTGGAGGACACGGAGGCGACGCGGTTCTACGCCCGCCTGCTCGTGGATCACGGCTGTGAAACCGAGCCGGGCAGCCCGCTGCGGGTGGGCCCCGAGAAGCTCGCCCGGTTCCTCGAATCGCTGCTGGACGGCGAGTTCGAGATCGACGAGGCCTACGAAGACGCGCTGGAGCCCGCTCTGCTCGGCTGGGTCAGCTGGGCCGCCGACCGCGCCGGACTCCCCGAAGCCGCGCGTGTCGCGCTGCTGGAGAGCGCGACCGAGTTCCTGGAGGAATTCGCGCAGGACGAGGACTCCGCGCTCGACGTCTACTTCGACGGCTCCGAGGGGATCGAAGACCCGGCGGAACTCGCGGAGGCCCTGGCGCGCCGCATGTTCGCCGTGCCGACGGTCTACGCGGAGATCGGGGACGAGGAGCTGGAACTCGAACCCGCCGACCCCGAGCAGCGCCGCCTGCTGGTGATCGGAGAGCACCCCGAGTACCACGAGGCGCTGGCCGAGGAGACCTTCGACGGCGAACCGCGGATGCGGCTCGCGCTCAAGACCACGATCGTCGACCAGCTCTGGGCCGACGAGCCGGCCGAGGTCTGGCAGGCCGTGCGGCGGCTGAGCGAGACCGGGCAGGAGCGCGACGAGATCTTCGACCGCCTCATCGACGCTCTGTCCGCCCAGCTCACCGAAGCGGGCGAGCACGAGATGGACTACGACATCGACGACTACCGGAAGGCGCTCGGCGAGCTCGCCTGA